From a single Drosophila sulfurigaster albostrigata strain 15112-1811.04 chromosome 3, ASM2355843v2, whole genome shotgun sequence genomic region:
- the LOC133841670 gene encoding uncharacterized protein LOC133841670 — translation MSDRTISVCCGLLLCCLLISQSEGVPSENVKQMQAPTVPQRDVLNVDNNPVLQSIWDVPLFCEKGFSPRGNPPRCRKSA, via the coding sequence ATGAGCGATCGTACAATCTCTGTGTGCTGCGGACTGCTGCTCTGCTGTCTGCTCATCTCGCAAAGTGAAGGAGTGCCTAGTGAGAATGTTAAACAGATGCAGGCTCCAACTGTGCCACAGCGTGATGTTCTAAATGTTGACAACAATCCCGTTCTCCAAAGCATATGGGATGTACCACTTTTTTGTGAAAAGGGTTTCTCGCCAAGAGGTAATCCGCCGCGTTGTCGAAAGTCGGCGTAA
- the LOC133841669 gene encoding uncharacterized protein LOC133841669, which produces MDNNKHAVKSIFHKPAFRIGIVVLVVHAVCWYGWNATNSGANNKNAAAKVNENHEKIRAALNDNK; this is translated from the coding sequence ATGGACAACAATAAACACGCTGTTAAGAGCATTTTTCATAAGCCCGCTTTTCGCATTGGAATTGTTGTGCTTGTCGTACATGCTGTCTGTTGGTACGGATGGAATGCCACTAATAGTGGtgcaaacaacaagaatgcCGCTGCCAAAGTGAACGAGAATCACGAAAAGATACGAGCTGCATTAAACGATAATAAATGA
- the LOC133843416 gene encoding uncharacterized protein LOC133843416: protein MSKTLHGNQEECKRKLEQVVRFNRNLQRNEVLTLHYLGLPYVVLSRSPLLRLKLPVSTFNYHDGDDCGIALQLIFTCPVNYPLQLPKVDLVEKRNVSNELELSLRMEIASTLERHLGLYMIVAVVTQLQMLLNNMARRLPMSSRGY from the coding sequence atgtcaaaaacaTTGCATGGGAATCAAGAGGAGTGCAAACGAAAACTAGAGCAAGTGGTTAGATTCAACAGAAATCTGCAGAGAAATGAAGTCCTTACCTTGCACTACCTTGGACTGCCTTATGTCGTGTTGTCACGCAGCCCATTGCTGCGCCTCAAGTTGCCCGTGAGCACCTTTAATTACCATGATGGCGACGATTGTGGCATTGCGTTGCAGTTGATATTTACCTGCCCGGTCAATTATCCGCTGCAATTGCCAAAAGTCGATCTAGTTGAGAAGCGGAATGTCAGCAACGAGTTGGAGCTGAGTCTGCGCATGGAAATTGCTTCGACGCTGGAGAGGCATTTGGGGCTTTATATGATTGTGGCAGTTGTCACTCAGCTGCAAATGCTGCTCAACAATATGGCCAGGCGATTGCCGATGTCTTCCAGAGGCTACTGA
- the LOC133841668 gene encoding uncharacterized protein LOC133841668: protein MHHNVVNALLLAIVIWHICEAELRLCVTTKDDRIIFPDDNRNTWNSINTSSTTEIPLNSTTATLDDLHRNATQDLNRTTTTTELPDIGNRILVETLPVCEPGFQLRAGRCRKSA from the coding sequence atgcatcACAACGTCGTTAACGCTCTTCTCTTGGCTATTGTGATTTGGCATATATGTGAAGCTGAATTACGTCTATGTGTTACTACCAAAGACGATCGCATCATCTTCCCAGACGATAATAGAAATACGTGGAATAGTATTAATACTAGCTCCACCACAGAAATACCTTTAAACAGCACAACAGCGACCTTGGATGATCTGCACCGCAATGCGACTCAGGACTTAaaccgaacaacaacaacaacagagctgCCTGACATTGGCAACCGAATTCTTGTGGAAACTCTGCCGGTTTGTGAGCCGGGCTTTCAACTGCGAGCGGGTCGATGTCGTAAATCGGCTTaa
- the LOC133841667 gene encoding uncharacterized protein LOC133841667, which translates to MFCMLGLLSLGSLVITTILSAQLVEAEAAHRWFSGEHQSNEDQRGAHYQEQRGHHNHGHYHGHHHGHDYNPNQLNDRFPSIGYNGPPFYGPVYGNQHRGGAYPGQGFGYQDPSFGINGQQGVGFGGRSPNGGYGGRPGFGNAYQPRPGYGGGVPPYQSGQPGQGFAPNGFQQPEQGYAGGPLQPQPEVQQPGVGLIFNGVNPLQPRPGQGLPYSGVPQQPNPSQSGSVGNTLQPRPGQGTADPFGVQKPDEGFNSNNDNSFQPRPGQGLTHPGTAQLPNQSQPGSIGNPLQPRPGQGTTDPFGVQHPDEGFNFNNENSFQPRPGQGLTHPGTAQLPNQSQPGSNGNPLQPRPGKGTADTNGDQLVEEGSLFNSAIPQQPRPGQGQPYTGGPVQGQTGSIGSPLQPRPGQGATDPFGLQQPDEGFSFNGENSLQPRPGQELSHSGGPNQSQSGSGSPLQPRPEQGQIEQSYPIGLQQPSQGQSGSPLQPRPGQVSSNLISFPHAEHTGNVPSGDSIQSHPKDFSVQPHADQHNQTSSNLDQSSDSNQTDHTVDDNIFSIFNTKENGIKPLSVDTLPQSIEGRFLLSTDPKCKEGSDVRSGRCRQSA; encoded by the exons ATGTTTTGTATGCTTGGGCTCTTATCACTGGGCTCGTTAGTGATAACAACAATCCTAAGTGCGCAACTGGTAGAGGCTGAAGCAGCGCATCGTTGGTTTTCAGGGGAACATCAGAGTAATGAGGATCAGAGGGGAGCTCATTACCAGGAGCAGAG AGGACATCACAATCACGGGCATTACCATGGACATCATCACGGACACGATTACAATCCCAATCAATTAAATGATCGTTTTCCGAGCATTGGGTATAATGGCCCCCCATTTTATGGGCCCGTTTATGGCAACCAGCATCGAGGAGGTGCATATCCGGGTCAAGGGTTTGGATATCAAGATCCTAGCTTTGGTATCAATGGTCAGCAAGGCGTCGGGTTCGGAGGTCGCAGTCCCAATGGAGGTTACGGAGGACGCCCAGGTTTTGGGAATGCTTACCAACCGAGACCAGGATACGGTGGTGGTGTCCCGCCATATCAGAGCGGTCAACCAGGTCAGGGATTTGCTCCCAACGGATTTCAACAGCCTGAGCAGGGTTATGCTGGGGGTCCATTGCAACCACAACCAGAAGTGCAACAACCTGGCGTAGGTCTTATTTTCAACGGTGTAAATCCACTGCAACCACGACCAGGACAAGGACTGCCATATTCTGGAGTACCCCAACAACCTAACCCAAGCCAATCTGGAAGCGTTGGAAATACATTACAACCACGGCCAGGACAAGGAACTGCAGATCCCTTTGGCGTTCAAAAACCTGACGAAGGCTTTAATTCCAACAATGACAATTCATTTCAACCTCGACCAGGGCAGGGACTGACACATCCAGGTACAGCCCAACTTCCTAACCAAAGTCAGCCAGGAAGCATTGGAAATCCACTCCAACCACGTCCAGGGCAAGGAACTACAGATCCCTTTGGCGTTCAACATCCCGACGAAGGCTTCAATTTCAACAATGAAAATTCATTCCAACCTCGTCCAGGACAGGGACTGACACATCCAGGTACAGCCCAACTGCCTAACCAAAGTCAGCCAGGAAGCAATGGAAACCCACTACAACCACGTCCAGGAAAAGGAACTGCTGATACCAATGGCGATCAACTAGTCGAGGAAGGTTCACTTTTCAACAGTGCCATTCCACAACAACCTCGCCCAGGACAGGGGCAACCATATACGGGAGGACCTGTCCAAGGCCAAACTGGAAGCATTGGAAGTCCACTGCAGCCGCGGCCAGGACAAGGAGCTACAGATCCCTTTGGACTGCAACAACCCGACGAAGGCTTTAGTTTCAATGGTGAAAATTCACTCCAACCTCGACCAGGTCAAGAATTATCACATTCAGGTGGACCAAACCAAAGCCAATCTGGCAGCGGAAGTCCATTGCAGCCACGTCCAGAACAAGGTCAAATCGAACAGTCCTATCCAATTGGACTCCAGCAACCAAGTCAAGGTCAGTCTGGAAGTCCACTACAACCACGACCTGGACAAGTGAGCTCTAACTTAATTTCTTTCCCGCATGCAGAACATACTGGCAATGTTCCATCTGGTGACTCCATTCAATCGCATCCCAAAGATTTCTCTGTTCAACCACACGCTGATCAACATAATCAGACTTCGTCGAATTTGGACCAAAGTTCGGATAGCAATCAAACCGACCACACTGTTGACgacaatatattttctatttttaatacGAAAGAAAACGGTATAAAACCACTCTCTGTGGACACTCTGCCCCAATCAATAGAAGGACGCTTTCTCTTATCCACCGATCCGAAATGTAAAGAAGGATCCGATGTTAGAAGCGGTCGCTGCCGCCAAAGTGCATAA
- the LOC133845072 gene encoding chitin deacetylase 7, with the protein MKYAIVLILGVLLATTLICDGQKTKNKLKSKNKVKTTVAPQLARLDLQKAEPCSAAKCKLPDCRCSDATLPRPKFKGKEQEIPQFVTITFDDAVNAVNYAQYDLLFDGLTNPDGCPATGTFFLSHEYTDYVRVNALYNAGHEIALHSVTHGDGTDYWREADIDTIESEFGAQLQILETFAKVDPKKIQGMRLPFLQISGNKTFEAVKSLGLTYDSSWPTQQFKNPPMWPYTLDYLSVQDCQIGPCPNAELPGVWVNPMVTWTDTEGYSCSMIDACAYPPADEIDALFEWMLENFNRHYQSNRAPFGMYLHAAWFSRGRNNFAAFKKFVHHLSTYPDVYMTGISRMLEYVKKPVLGEPFKSCEVKPKTQCQAVHCNVEKTSTGEIRYMSVCDKCPIVYPWLKNPLGLNM; encoded by the exons ATGAAATACGCAATTGTTCTAATACTCGGTGTGCTACTCGCCACAACTTTGATTTGTGATGGCCAGAAGACGAAGAACAAGCTAAAGTCGAAGAATAAGGTGAAGACCACTGTGGCGCCACAGCTAGCGAGGTTAGACTTGCAAAAGGCTGAGCCATGCTCTGCGGCAAAGTGCAAGCTGCCCGATTGTCGTTGCTCTGATGCTACATTGCCACGGCCCAAGTTCAAGGGCAAGGAACAGGAGATACCTCAg TTTGTTACCATCACCTTCGATGATGCCGTGAATGCCGTCAACTATGCCCAATACGATCTACTCTTCGATGGCCTGACCAATCCCGATGGCTGCCCAGCCACAGGCACCTTCTTCCTCTCCCACGAGTACACGGACTATGTGCGTGTGAATGCCTTGTACAATGCTGGCCATGAGATTGCCCTGCACTCTGTGACCCACGGTGATGGTACGGACTACTGGCGTGAGGCGGATATTGACACGATCGAGAGCGAGTTCGGAGCCCAGCTGCAGATCCTAGAGACATTTGCCAAGGTCGATCCGAAGAAGATTCAGGGCATGCGTTTGCCCTTCCTTCAAATCTCTGGAAATAAAACTTTCGAGGCTGTAAAGAGTTTGGGCCTTACCTACGATAGCTCATGGCCCACTCAGCAGTTTAAGAATCCGCCCATGTGGCCATATACCCTCGACTACTTGTCCGTGCAGGACTGCCAAATTGGCCCGTGTCCCAATGCTGAGTTGCCTGGTGTCTGGGTGAATCCTATGGTCACATGGACTGATACTGAGGGCTACAGTTGCTCCATGATCGATGCTTGTGCTTATCCTCCCGCTGATGAAATTGATGCGTTGTTCGAATGGATGCTCGAGAACTTTAATCGCCATTACCAGAGTAACCGGGCTCCCTTTGGAATGTATCTACATGCCGCTTGGTTCTCCCGAGGACGCAATAATTTTGCTGCCTTCAAGAA ATTCGTGCATCACCTTTCCACCTATCCGGATGTCTATATGACGGGCATTTCACGCATGTTGGAGTATGTGAAGAAACCGGTGCTGGGAGAACCCTTCAAGAGCTGTGAGGTCAAGCCGAAGACTCAATGCCAGGCGGTTCATTGTAATGTCGAGAAGACATCGACTGGGGAGATCCGCTACATGAGCGTCTGCGACAAGTGCCCAATTGTGTATCCCTGGTTGAAAAATCCATTGGGTCTGAATATGTAA